One part of the Bdellovibrio bacteriovorus genome encodes these proteins:
- a CDS encoding PilZ domain-containing protein — protein sequence MMNTQIFITGTNRIPAQLKNEKNFDCTLIDNPYSLRPLLQNNDVEKIIIVFLPFLEIRHFDLYSYLQKTTRNVKTFFVVNELSSSMKIRLKSRNDFVVLWKTEEANLLKDIQAYLSGRPLELRQDKREMQESRAMVSPSMLPAGMENRGFQPIMGGAFENISLNGSCLKIKAPFYTKKDFVNLTYQNKEGEYVSVEGQVRWSRWNETEQAQELGVQFLTQA from the coding sequence ATGATGAACACACAAATCTTTATCACCGGAACAAACCGCATTCCTGCACAACTGAAAAATGAAAAAAATTTCGATTGCACACTGATCGACAATCCCTATTCATTGCGCCCGCTTTTGCAAAATAACGACGTCGAAAAAATCATCATCGTCTTTTTGCCTTTTCTGGAGATCCGGCACTTTGATCTTTACAGCTATCTGCAAAAAACCACACGCAATGTGAAGACTTTCTTCGTGGTCAATGAACTTTCAAGTTCGATGAAAATCCGCCTGAAGTCCCGCAATGATTTCGTGGTGCTATGGAAAACGGAAGAAGCCAACCTGCTGAAAGACATTCAGGCATACCTGAGTGGCCGCCCGCTGGAGCTTCGCCAGGACAAGCGGGAAATGCAGGAAAGCCGGGCCATGGTCAGCCCTTCCATGCTGCCGGCGGGAATGGAAAACCGCGGCTTTCAACCCATCATGGGAGGTGCCTTTGAGAACATTTCACTTAACGGCTCTTGCCTTAAGATTAAGGCTCCATTCTATACGAAGAAAGACTTTGTCAACCTCACCTACCAGAACAAGGAAGGTGAATATGTCAGCGTCGAAGGACAAGTCCGCTGGTCGCGCTGGAACGAGACTGAGCAGGCTCAGGAGCTGGGCGTTCAGTTTCTTACCCAAGCCTGA